From one Leptospiraceae bacterium genomic stretch:
- the galT gene encoding galactose-1-phosphate uridylyltransferase, producing MSEIRQNIITRDWVIIATDRAKRPHEFTRKDSPKIEIPEYRHDCPFCPGNEHLATKEFLRIEENNEWKIRVISNKYPALSPEGERFRWKIGINSTITGVGVHDVIVETPKHNSITALLPEKDIYNLLLAFKLRYEEIAKDTRMETIVIFKNHGESAGTSLEHPHCQIAATPVVPYSFRARIQEVMRYFDDYGDCIFCRTALDEIAAGTRIIAENVNFIAFVPYAALSPFHIWIFPREHTSSYEDATLEELKDLAKILKKVLSMLYFGLGNPDYNFTIRSTPLAERRTKYYHWYLSIVPRITKQAGFEMGSGMYINPSLPEESAEYLRNVEIPIPPKW from the coding sequence ATGTCCGAGATTAGACAAAACATTATTACTAGAGATTGGGTAATCATTGCAACCGATCGAGCCAAAAGACCGCACGAGTTTACAAGAAAAGATTCACCAAAAATTGAAATACCAGAATATAGACATGATTGTCCCTTTTGTCCGGGTAACGAGCATTTGGCGACAAAAGAATTTTTAAGAATTGAGGAAAACAATGAATGGAAGATTAGAGTAATTTCAAATAAATATCCTGCCCTTTCTCCAGAAGGAGAAAGGTTTAGATGGAAGATAGGAATTAATTCTACCATTACAGGCGTTGGAGTTCATGATGTAATAGTAGAAACGCCAAAACATAATTCCATTACCGCACTATTACCTGAAAAGGATATTTATAATTTGCTCCTAGCTTTCAAGTTACGTTATGAAGAAATTGCAAAAGATACACGAATGGAAACAATCGTCATCTTTAAAAATCATGGAGAATCAGCAGGCACATCGTTAGAACATCCGCATTGTCAAATAGCGGCTACTCCCGTTGTGCCTTATAGTTTCAGAGCGAGGATACAAGAAGTAATGCGCTACTTCGATGATTATGGAGATTGCATCTTTTGTAGAACTGCTTTAGATGAAATTGCTGCCGGAACTCGCATCATTGCAGAGAATGTCAATTTTATCGCCTTCGTCCCATATGCCGCACTCAGTCCATTTCATATTTGGATTTTTCCTAGGGAACATACATCCTCGTATGAAGATGCTACATTAGAAGAACTAAAAGACCTTGCAAAAATTTTGAAGAAAGTTTTATCTATGTTATACTTTGGTCTTGGAAATCCAGATTATAATTTTACAATTCGTTCAACCCCTCTTGCAGAGCGGCGAACAAAGTATTACCACTGGTATCTTTCTATCGTTCCTCGAATCACAAAACAAGCAGGCTTTGAAATGGGAAGTGGTATGTATATCAATCCATCTCTTCCAGAAGAAAGTGCAGAGTATTTGAGAAATGTTGAAATACCAATACCACCGAAGTGGTAA
- a CDS encoding LEA type 2 family protein: MKIKLSLLLCILLFSACTNPIEKKRKELENCKITVDSLEIKNVRMFIVPPVPKLYFKANIKIENTNDVPVTIEKFSFKISTIDGGNENAHLAEVINANEHEIPAFATEIIQADMQTLFEENVNKKLVIFFADLIKAVLGGGEMEFVLEGTVEFNTILGKMNVPLKEKVKTSLRNNKKSEKKP; this comes from the coding sequence ATGAAAATAAAACTCAGTCTATTACTTTGTATTTTGCTTTTCTCAGCCTGCACAAATCCTATTGAGAAGAAACGAAAAGAATTAGAAAATTGTAAGATCACAGTTGATTCGCTTGAAATTAAAAATGTTCGTATGTTTATCGTTCCGCCTGTCCCAAAGCTTTATTTTAAAGCAAATATTAAAATCGAGAACACGAATGATGTGCCTGTAACAATCGAGAAATTTTCTTTTAAGATATCAACGATTGACGGTGGAAATGAAAACGCTCATTTAGCGGAAGTTATCAATGCAAACGAGCATGAGATTCCAGCCTTTGCGACTGAAATCATTCAAGCTGATATGCAAACTTTGTTTGAAGAGAATGTCAATAAGAAGCTAGTTATTTTTTTTGCGGACCTGATCAAAGCAGTGTTAGGTGGAGGCGAAATGGAATTTGTATTGGAAGGCACAGTTGAGTTTAACACAATTCTTGGAAAGATGAATGTGCCTTTGAAAGAGAAGGTTAAGACTAGTCTCAGGAATAACAAAAAGTCAGAGAAGAAACCTTGA
- a CDS encoding acyl-CoA dehydrogenase family protein, which translates to MDFTMTDEQKALRDLARDFAKNEMAPKAEHHDTTGEYPMEILKKAWQAGLMNLHIPAKFNGAEMGELDDVIMGEELYSGCSGMATAILANNLALAPVLIGASDEVLKKFVEPMTHEFKLAAYAVTEPGAGSDVAGIRTTATRVGDEYVINGSKMWITNAGVADWFFVLTKTDPAAGHKGMTGFIVESKTPGVIIGKKEKNMGQRCSDTRAVTFEDVKIHKSQIVGNEGDGFKIAMGAFDHTRPGVAIGAVGVARAAMEHAIRYANTRNAFGKPISANQGISFMLADMAKDIEAGRLLCWQAAWMIDNGHKNTYQASLAKAFCADMCMRICTDAVQVFGGYGYNTEYPVEKLMRDSKIFQIYEGTSQIQRVIISKFLNDGKGIEHPNS; encoded by the coding sequence ATTGATTTTACAATGACCGATGAACAAAAAGCACTGCGTGACCTTGCGCGTGACTTCGCAAAAAATGAAATGGCTCCTAAAGCTGAGCATCATGATACAACAGGAGAATATCCAATGGAAATTCTCAAAAAAGCTTGGCAGGCAGGACTAATGAATTTGCATATTCCTGCCAAATTCAATGGTGCAGAGATGGGCGAATTGGATGATGTAATCATGGGAGAAGAATTATATTCTGGTTGTTCAGGAATGGCTACTGCAATTCTAGCGAATAATCTTGCTTTGGCGCCGGTGTTGATTGGAGCAAGCGATGAAGTTTTAAAAAAATTCGTAGAGCCTATGACTCATGAATTCAAACTAGCGGCTTACGCGGTTACTGAACCGGGTGCTGGTTCTGATGTTGCCGGTATCCGCACAACTGCTACTCGTGTTGGAGATGAGTATGTGATCAACGGCTCCAAGATGTGGATAACAAACGCAGGCGTAGCTGATTGGTTTTTTGTTCTCACAAAGACTGATCCTGCAGCAGGACACAAAGGGATGACTGGATTTATTGTAGAAAGCAAAACTCCTGGAGTCATTATCGGAAAGAAAGAAAAAAATATGGGACAGAGATGTTCTGATACAAGAGCTGTAACTTTTGAAGATGTAAAGATTCACAAAAGCCAAATCGTTGGAAATGAAGGTGATGGATTTAAAATTGCGATGGGTGCATTCGATCATACGCGACCTGGTGTTGCTATTGGTGCTGTTGGTGTTGCTCGTGCAGCTATGGAACATGCTATACGTTATGCGAACACACGTAACGCATTTGGAAAACCAATTTCTGCAAATCAGGGAATTAGTTTTATGCTGGCTGATATGGCAAAAGACATTGAAGCGGGACGTTTACTCTGTTGGCAAGCCGCATGGATGATTGACAATGGTCATAAGAATACCTATCAGGCTTCTCTTGCAAAAGCTTTTTGTGCTGATATGTGTATGAGAATTTGCACAGATGCCGTTCAAGTGTTTGGCGGTTACGGGTATAATACTGAGTATCCGGTAGAAAAACTAATGCGTGATTCTAAAATTTTCCAAATCTACGAAGGAACTTCTCAAATCCAAAGAGTGATTATCTCTAAATTCCTCAACGACGGAAAAGGAATCGAGCACCCAAATAGTTAA
- a CDS encoding 3'-5' exoribonuclease, whose amino-acid sequence MSYIMVDVEADGPIPGEYSMISFGAVLVDKTLDKTFYGKLKPISEKFIPEALAVSNMSREQTLLHSEPASVMQEFAHWLKLNSKGNPMFISDNNGFDWMFMCYYFHRFIASNPFGHSSTNLGSLYKGIVKSTFENFKHLRKTKHTHNPVDDAMGNAEALLTIVEKYGLKISLG is encoded by the coding sequence ATGAGCTATATTATGGTCGATGTCGAAGCTGATGGTCCGATTCCGGGCGAGTATTCTATGATTAGCTTCGGCGCCGTTTTAGTAGATAAGACGCTCGACAAAACATTTTACGGCAAGTTAAAACCTATCTCGGAAAAGTTTATCCCAGAAGCACTTGCCGTATCAAATATGAGTCGCGAACAAACGCTATTACACTCTGAGCCTGCATCTGTCATGCAAGAATTCGCTCATTGGTTAAAACTAAATTCAAAAGGCAATCCAATGTTCATCTCTGACAATAACGGATTTGATTGGATGTTTATGTGCTATTACTTTCACCGGTTTATTGCTAGTAACCCCTTTGGTCATAGCTCTACTAATCTCGGCTCTCTCTATAAAGGAATTGTCAAATCTACTTTCGAGAATTTCAAACATCTACGCAAAACAAAGCATACCCACAACCCAGTAGACGACGCAATGGGAAATGCAGAAGCACTTCTTACGATTGTAGAGAAGTATGGGCTAAAAATATCACTAGGATAA
- a CDS encoding putative metal-dependent hydrolase, with the protein MTNSADNNKYPIGQFTHPEKTTDEHVAVWIEEIEKFPTVLRQTVANWSNEQLSTKTKPDGWMVAQVIHHLADSHMNSFIRFKLALSEDRPTIKPYAEDRWADLADGKDLDIENSLQILEGLHKRWVILLKSLYKEDLQRTFFHPEHKEFHCLDATVGFYAWHGKHHLGFIQNLKKRMGW; encoded by the coding sequence ATGACAAACTCAGCAGATAACAACAAGTATCCAATCGGACAATTCACTCATCCTGAAAAGACAACAGATGAGCATGTTGCAGTGTGGATTGAAGAAATAGAAAAATTTCCAACAGTTCTCAGGCAGACAGTCGCCAATTGGTCTAACGAGCAATTATCCACAAAGACAAAGCCGGATGGTTGGATGGTGGCACAGGTTATTCATCATTTGGCGGACAGTCATATGAATAGTTTTATTCGGTTTAAATTGGCATTAAGCGAAGACAGACCTACTATTAAGCCGTATGCGGAAGATAGATGGGCTGATCTTGCCGATGGAAAAGATTTGGATATAGAAAACTCACTTCAGATACTAGAAGGTCTTCATAAGCGATGGGTGATTTTACTTAAGTCGCTCTACAAAGAAGATTTACAAAGAACTTTTTTTCATCCCGAACACAAAGAGTTTCATTGTTTGGATGCAACTGTTGGCTTTTATGCATGGCACGGAAAGCATCATCTGGGTTTCATACAGAATTTGAAAAAAAGGATGGGTTGGTAA
- a CDS encoding DUF1624 domain-containing protein, with translation MTNTEIKIIPRNQTLDVLRGLAIATMILSNFAGEILKAPHPFILTVFGSLAAPLFVMIAGFLVGFSVLNKNYPLSYFLLRGFLTWFVAASIDTFLWKSYPFISVDVLYLTGLALPLTALFMRMKLPFKVFFVILIFAAAPMLRVYFGYVEKPSFPLIWKEGHFVPFEGQFIVILKHWFIDGWFPIFSWIGIAFTGALLAQLRLSREILSKRDNGFVFLIGLVLLLLGIFFWNDEFRLAARGNYTELFYPPTLSYYSAYFGGILLLYLLVEWNSNLKIYTPLRLLGVSPLFFYFLHFLIISKFIAPGFGKTTEADVYISIETFFLSYFLLILFCLFLALIILLIKKRYPNPPFLIKFFIGG, from the coding sequence ATGACAAATACAGAAATTAAAATTATTCCACGAAATCAAACCCTAGATGTTCTACGCGGTCTCGCCATAGCAACAATGATTCTATCAAACTTTGCAGGAGAAATTCTGAAAGCACCTCACCCATTTATACTAACTGTATTTGGCTCTCTAGCCGCACCACTCTTTGTGATGATCGCAGGTTTCCTGGTTGGATTCTCAGTGTTAAACAAGAATTATCCGCTTTCCTATTTTCTACTTCGAGGTTTTCTCACTTGGTTTGTCGCGGCTAGTATTGATACATTTCTATGGAAAAGCTATCCCTTTATTTCAGTAGACGTATTGTATCTGACAGGCCTGGCACTTCCATTGACTGCTTTATTTATGAGAATGAAATTGCCATTTAAAGTATTCTTCGTCATCCTAATCTTTGCTGCAGCTCCAATGCTTAGAGTTTATTTTGGTTATGTGGAAAAACCAAGTTTTCCTCTGATCTGGAAAGAAGGACATTTTGTTCCTTTCGAAGGTCAATTCATTGTTATCCTCAAGCACTGGTTTATTGACGGTTGGTTTCCAATCTTTTCATGGATAGGAATTGCATTTACGGGAGCACTACTTGCCCAATTAAGATTGAGTAGAGAAATCCTATCAAAGCGAGACAATGGTTTTGTATTCCTTATTGGATTAGTTCTTTTACTTCTAGGAATTTTTTTCTGGAACGACGAATTTCGATTAGCCGCAAGAGGCAATTACACAGAATTATTTTATCCGCCAACGCTTTCTTACTACTCCGCCTATTTCGGTGGAATTTTACTTTTGTATCTTCTTGTCGAGTGGAATTCTAATCTAAAAATCTATACTCCTCTGCGGCTACTTGGCGTTAGTCCTTTATTTTTTTATTTCTTGCATTTCCTAATCATCTCCAAGTTCATAGCACCCGGCTTCGGAAAAACAACTGAGGCAGATGTATATATAAGCATAGAGACGTTCTTCCTATCTTATTTTCTTTTAATTCTATTCTGTCTATTCTTAGCACTCATCATCCTGCTTATAAAAAAGAGATATCCAAACCCACCTTTTCTGATTAAGTTCTTCATCGGAGGTTAA
- a CDS encoding HlyC/CorC family transporter, translated as MALIETFIILLLVAINGFFVAAEFALVSLRPSRLEEMIKENRPMASLTKTVLVRLNDMLSVCQVGITIASLLLGWLGEKFVAVGLKGILQMVDFPGKESWNLEGVSITISFMFITFMHITLGELIPKSIAIQSTEVIALNSSLPLLFFYYLFYPITYFMNGITNQFMKTLKLNNLNHKFVHSAEELMILLEEHTKQGNIDNAELQIIQNTFEFSEHEAKEVMTHRLSIVGFSAEEKIKEILPVIAKNHFSRYPVYNKTTDKIIGVIHVQAVIEWLARTNRNKNATVKSIMQAPVFVPETLSIEKVLQKLRKYKQHMAIVVDEYGGVAGLLTVDDIMEEVFGPIHDETDVKIEALHDVKTDSYTIDGEAELDDLEDILNEDEMEGMKDVRTIAGFFLEKHQDMPSEGSSITITKGTLTVEKMQGNKILNIRFDLAPVHYIQTKEDYD; from the coding sequence ATGGCTCTTATAGAAACATTTATTATTCTTCTTTTAGTCGCAATCAATGGCTTTTTCGTAGCTGCTGAATTTGCACTAGTGTCTTTGCGTCCTTCCAGATTGGAAGAAATGATCAAAGAGAATCGTCCTATGGCGAGTCTCACTAAGACTGTTCTTGTTAGGCTAAACGATATGCTATCCGTGTGTCAGGTGGGGATAACAATCGCTAGCCTACTTCTAGGTTGGCTTGGCGAGAAATTCGTAGCTGTAGGACTCAAAGGCATTTTACAAATGGTAGATTTTCCAGGTAAGGAAAGTTGGAACTTGGAAGGTGTTTCGATTACAATCTCTTTTATGTTCATTACCTTTATGCATATTACGCTAGGGGAATTGATTCCTAAGTCGATAGCCATTCAGAGCACCGAGGTCATTGCGCTTAATTCCTCTTTACCTCTATTATTTTTCTATTACCTATTTTATCCAATTACCTATTTCATGAATGGAATCACAAATCAGTTTATGAAAACGCTTAAGCTGAATAATCTAAATCATAAGTTTGTCCACAGTGCAGAGGAGCTTATGATTCTTTTAGAAGAGCATACCAAGCAGGGTAATATTGATAATGCAGAGTTGCAGATCATTCAAAATACGTTTGAGTTTTCTGAGCATGAAGCAAAAGAAGTTATGACTCATCGTCTGAGTATAGTTGGTTTTTCCGCTGAAGAAAAGATTAAAGAAATTCTACCTGTAATTGCCAAGAATCATTTCTCTAGATACCCTGTTTACAATAAGACGACAGACAAGATAATCGGTGTTATCCACGTTCAGGCTGTTATAGAATGGCTTGCTCGAACCAATCGGAATAAAAATGCAACTGTGAAATCAATCATGCAAGCTCCTGTATTTGTTCCCGAAACTCTTTCTATTGAAAAAGTATTACAAAAGCTTCGCAAATACAAACAGCATATGGCAATCGTAGTGGACGAATACGGTGGAGTAGCCGGTCTTTTGACTGTAGATGATATTATGGAAGAAGTGTTCGGTCCAATTCATGATGAGACAGATGTAAAGATTGAAGCTTTGCATGATGTAAAAACGGATTCTTATACCATTGACGGCGAAGCAGAGTTAGACGATCTAGAAGATATACTAAATGAAGATGAAATGGAAGGAATGAAAGATGTCCGAACCATTGCAGGATTTTTTCTTGAGAAGCACCAGGATATGCCATCTGAAGGAAGTTCCATTACAATTACAAAGGGAACTCTCACTGTAGAAAAGATGCAGGGAAATAAAATTCTAAACATTCGCTTTGATTTAGCACCCGTTCACTATATCCAAACAAAAGAAGACTATGACTAA
- a CDS encoding phosphopantothenoylcysteine decarboxylase yields MTNPTKEIVIAVTGSIAAYKTCELVRNLTKEGFPVRVIMTAHATEFIGRITFEALSGRPVRINEYDTGMAHIELKNIASVFAVVPATANIIGKFANGIADDLVTSTYLASTCPILIAPAMNPGMYTSPAVTRNLQTLEKDGVQILDPSSGVVVCGDAGQGKLADISLIQNKIIEIHKKAI; encoded by the coding sequence ATGACTAATCCTACTAAAGAAATTGTAATTGCGGTTACTGGTAGTATAGCCGCTTACAAGACTTGTGAGCTTGTTCGCAATTTAACAAAGGAAGGATTTCCTGTGCGTGTCATAATGACTGCTCATGCTACTGAGTTTATTGGTCGTATTACATTTGAAGCGTTAAGCGGTAGACCTGTTCGCATCAATGAATATGATACAGGCATGGCTCATATCGAATTGAAAAATATTGCCTCCGTATTTGCCGTAGTTCCTGCTACCGCGAATATCATTGGTAAATTCGCAAACGGAATAGCAGATGATCTAGTAACGTCTACTTATCTTGCTTCCACTTGTCCTATTCTAATTGCTCCTGCTATGAATCCCGGAATGTATACAAGTCCGGCAGTGACACGGAATTTACAGACTTTAGAAAAAGATGGGGTTCAAATATTGGATCCATCTTCTGGTGTTGTAGTTTGTGGTGATGCTGGACAAGGAAAATTAGCTGACATTAGTTTGATTCAAAACAAAATCATTGAAATACATAAGAAAGCAATTTGA
- a CDS encoding helix-turn-helix transcriptional regulator has protein sequence MIAKSFANLKSEENSIVQDKVKYLFLFNLMTLFICLISFPVAIYRNTLSGRPGLFIMTVTSSITLVLLLNRKPKYAFVFSSFGFLLTMTVGAFFGTFHGHEGIYFPTIIIFFLLFTSLRVTSFTILYNFSISIAIYFIKRKEHGLDLKFLIDNMIALSLFSGMALIVVHVFEKHIKKIEAQKDKLAEFLSSEKELSNLLLHQPNSFIHSASEEEVSLNERKYAKSGLKADEVKEIIHKLLKYMEEEKPYLNENLKITDLANELKVSKNNLSQAINDGLGKNFYTFLNSYRINEFIHKIKKEEYSYHSILRIAMDCGFNSKSSFNFTFKKITGLSPREFKTRNIDSNQ, from the coding sequence ATGATAGCAAAATCCTTTGCGAACCTAAAATCGGAAGAGAATTCTATCGTTCAAGATAAGGTCAAATATCTTTTCCTTTTTAATTTGATGACTCTTTTTATTTGTCTGATTTCTTTTCCTGTGGCTATTTATCGTAATACGCTCTCTGGTAGACCTGGTCTATTTATTATGACAGTCACATCTTCTATCACTTTAGTTCTTTTGCTAAATCGAAAACCTAAATATGCATTCGTGTTTAGTTCGTTCGGTTTTTTACTTACGATGACTGTTGGTGCATTTTTTGGAACCTTTCATGGACATGAAGGAATTTATTTTCCAACCATTATCATTTTCTTTCTTCTTTTTACTTCTCTGCGAGTTACAAGTTTTACTATTCTTTATAATTTCTCTATAAGCATTGCAATATATTTTATTAAAAGGAAAGAGCATGGACTCGATCTGAAATTCTTAATTGATAATATGATTGCTCTCAGTTTATTTTCTGGAATGGCTTTGATTGTGGTGCATGTATTTGAAAAGCATATAAAAAAAATCGAAGCCCAAAAAGACAAGCTGGCAGAATTTCTTAGCAGTGAGAAAGAGTTATCGAATTTACTCTTACATCAACCTAACTCATTTATTCATTCTGCTTCAGAGGAAGAAGTTTCTCTTAATGAACGTAAATATGCGAAGTCCGGTTTAAAGGCAGATGAAGTTAAAGAAATAATCCATAAACTATTAAAGTATATGGAAGAGGAAAAGCCATATCTGAATGAAAATTTAAAAATTACAGATTTGGCGAATGAACTAAAGGTAAGTAAAAATAATTTGAGTCAAGCGATCAATGATGGGCTCGGAAAAAATTTTTATACTTTTCTAAATTCGTATCGAATAAATGAGTTTATTCACAAAATAAAAAAGGAAGAGTATTCCTACCATTCTATCTTACGCATTGCAATGGATTGTGGTTTCAATTCAAAGTCTTCTTTTAATTTTACATTTAAGAAGATTACAGGATTAAGCCCAAGAGAATTTAAAACAAGAAATATTGACAGTAATCAATAG
- a CDS encoding HAMP domain-containing protein, translating into MEKKKNDFKISKLTIRVKLMSIISLIFIISISAIILIATYFFKSDSEIRVQELNIKLAEVIGLKVKTDIESVLDKTRLMANAEEQKFNSEKEKQKFTESFFKDDQNFILFGIFSEENGNLKPKLVNYNDKYLSENRVTEEDLTKILKLHSKELLKAFHGEPVIHNASPGFPYPVIALAIPHRSDYESRTILVTIFRMEKFLSAFKTSGITENFMVNGEGIVLAHPNSNIVLSGTNLSESPIVKAMLKSTVDNGLTRYENEENSKKYYMGSFKKIGFAGIGVISTVLEEKAFEQVYNIQRRNLLIMAITLCTAILVVFFYANSLTNPILNLVSATKKIEEGQFRVDIIPAARDEVGLLTNSFVKMGKGLEEREKVKDALGRFVNKEVAEMVLNGELKLGGEKKNCAIFFSDIRSFTAISEKLDPQEVVEFLNAYMTEMVRCVNETNGTVDKFIGDAVMATWGAAFSRGNDAENAVNGALMMRAALMKFNEGRGGDKKPIIKIGCGLNYGPVVAGQIGSSDKMEYTVIGDAVNLASRVETLNKPFGTDILISEDLYLIVKDIFKVEKMKAIKVKGKSEPQTIYAVLGRQDDPNCPKDMDAVRRLVGIKYEAPKPSEGKEEEDEEKEVKYEILE; encoded by the coding sequence ATGGAAAAAAAGAAAAACGACTTCAAAATTTCAAAATTAACAATTCGAGTCAAGCTGATGTCGATCATTTCCTTGATTTTCATTATATCCATTTCCGCCATCATTCTAATCGCGACCTATTTCTTTAAATCAGATAGTGAAATTCGAGTTCAAGAGTTAAATATCAAACTTGCAGAAGTCATCGGACTAAAAGTAAAGACAGACATTGAATCTGTTCTTGATAAGACGCGGCTAATGGCAAATGCTGAAGAGCAGAAGTTCAATTCAGAAAAAGAGAAGCAGAAATTCACGGAATCATTTTTTAAAGACGATCAAAATTTTATTCTATTCGGAATTTTTTCAGAAGAAAATGGAAATTTAAAACCAAAGCTAGTAAATTACAATGATAAATATCTTTCAGAAAACAGAGTAACAGAAGAAGATTTAACTAAAATTTTAAAACTTCATTCAAAGGAATTATTAAAAGCATTTCATGGAGAGCCTGTGATTCACAATGCAAGTCCTGGCTTTCCGTATCCAGTCATTGCTCTTGCGATTCCTCACCGAAGTGATTATGAATCTAGAACAATCCTGGTTACTATTTTTAGAATGGAGAAATTCTTAAGCGCGTTTAAAACATCCGGTATCACAGAAAATTTTATGGTGAATGGAGAAGGCATTGTTCTTGCGCATCCAAATTCCAATATTGTTTTATCGGGAACAAATCTCTCCGAGTCTCCCATTGTGAAAGCGATGCTTAAGAGCACAGTGGATAATGGGTTAACGCGCTACGAAAACGAAGAGAACTCTAAAAAATACTATATGGGTTCTTTTAAAAAGATTGGCTTTGCAGGAATCGGTGTCATTTCTACTGTGTTAGAAGAAAAGGCATTTGAGCAAGTCTACAACATTCAAAGAAGAAATCTTCTCATTATGGCAATAACACTTTGCACTGCAATTTTAGTTGTATTCTTTTACGCGAACTCACTCACAAATCCAATTTTAAACTTAGTATCTGCAACAAAGAAAATAGAAGAGGGACAATTTCGAGTAGATATAATTCCGGCTGCCCGTGATGAAGTTGGACTACTTACAAACTCATTTGTAAAAATGGGTAAGGGACTAGAAGAGAGAGAGAAAGTAAAGGATGCACTTGGAAGATTTGTAAATAAAGAAGTTGCAGAAATGGTTCTTAACGGAGAATTGAAATTAGGCGGTGAGAAAAAAAATTGCGCGATATTCTTTTCCGACATACGCTCATTTACCGCAATATCAGAAAAATTAGATCCGCAAGAAGTTGTCGAATTTTTAAATGCTTATATGACCGAGATGGTTCGTTGTGTCAATGAAACCAATGGAACGGTAGATAAGTTTATCGGTGATGCAGTGATGGCTACATGGGGTGCGGCATTTTCTCGTGGGAATGATGCAGAAAACGCTGTAAATGGCGCTCTTATGATGAGAGCAGCACTCATGAAGTTTAATGAAGGCAGAGGTGGAGACAAAAAACCAATTATTAAAATAGGTTGTGGTCTAAACTATGGACCTGTAGTAGCAGGTCAAATTGGTTCATCGGATAAGATGGAGTATACCGTAATTGGAGATGCTGTAAATCTTGCTTCCCGTGTGGAAACACTTAATAAACCTTTCGGAACCGATATTTTAATTAGCGAAGATTTATATTTGATCGTAAAAGATATTTTCAAAGTAGAAAAAATGAAAGCGATTAAAGTAAAAGGAAAATCAGAGCCGCAAACAATTTATGCAGTTCTAGGAAGACAAGACGATCCGAATTGCCCAAAAGATATGGATGCAGTAAGAAGGCTTGTCGGTATTAAATATGAAGCTCCTAAGCCTTCCGAAGGAAAAGAGGAAGAAGACGAAGAAAAGGAAGTCAAGTATGAAATCCTTGAATAG